The following are from one region of the Paenibacillus antri genome:
- a CDS encoding helix-turn-helix domain-containing protein yields MITLLAKDIFDVETEVHFAHHRSLATVTGIHDHDFYEVFLVSRGAFHHIANGERTLLEEGAFAFVRPNDAHYYEPADGRPGELLNIAFPSRVMDAIRTYLGDGFDFQGLTQPASPPVVMLGRQQTESLLARFRDLTLLPPSGKRRIRAEARAFLADALMRYFAGSAEPADDPMPDWLERLVQSMKRKEQFVGGIVRMHELSPKSPEHLSRTFKKYLGVTPTQWINEARLQYAGNLLIFTDEPVLSVCYESGFENVSHFNHQFKRCFGLSPTSYRKARKTSLIPEKDSRVNTAQIRVNHSQDSDVDSVL; encoded by the coding sequence GTGATTACGCTTCTGGCAAAGGATATTTTCGACGTCGAAACCGAGGTACACTTCGCCCACCACCGTTCGCTCGCCACGGTCACGGGCATCCACGACCATGACTTTTACGAGGTGTTTCTCGTCTCGCGAGGCGCCTTCCACCACATCGCCAACGGCGAGCGGACGCTGCTCGAAGAAGGCGCGTTCGCTTTCGTCCGGCCGAACGACGCCCATTATTACGAACCGGCGGACGGCCGTCCCGGCGAGCTGCTGAATATCGCGTTTCCCAGCCGCGTCATGGATGCGATTCGGACGTACTTGGGCGACGGTTTCGACTTTCAGGGGTTGACGCAACCTGCGTCCCCGCCTGTCGTTATGCTCGGGCGTCAACAAACCGAATCCCTTCTTGCCCGCTTCCGAGACTTGACCCTTCTTCCGCCTTCCGGGAAGCGGCGCATTCGCGCCGAAGCGAGAGCGTTCCTCGCCGACGCGCTGATGCGATATTTCGCCGGATCGGCGGAGCCGGCGGACGATCCGATGCCGGATTGGCTCGAGCGCTTGGTGCAGTCGATGAAGCGCAAGGAACAGTTCGTCGGCGGCATCGTTCGCATGCACGAGCTGTCGCCGAAGAGCCCCGAGCACCTGAGTCGGACGTTCAAGAAATATTTGGGCGTCACCCCGACGCAATGGATTAACGAGGCGCGGCTGCAGTACGCCGGCAATTTATTGATTTTCACAGACGAACCGGTGCTCTCGGTCTGTTACGAATCCGGCTTCGAGAACGTCAGCCACTTCAACCATCAATTCAAGCGATGCTTCGGTCTGTCCCCGACCTCGTACCGGAAAGCGCGCAAGACGTCGCTGATCCCGGAGAAGGACTCCCGCGTCAATACAGCACAAATCCGCGTCAATCATTCGCAAGATTCGGACGTCGATTCCGTTTTATAA
- a CDS encoding hemerythrin domain-containing protein, producing the protein MPTRYSLLVFSRTFEPMVEEHDALKKRMRRLQHEVRADAAIADPIQLLRRTKDEFVDFMQDLASYAAWEEHAIFPVVLPNATHGPSTVTVLEHNVEISAHYFRTFLDMTRNEAAMEREAHAAEALSNMALTLQHIGKYFKLEEQLVFPVSERLMDTLAYNAQ; encoded by the coding sequence ATGCCTACCCGGTACTCGCTGCTTGTGTTTTCCCGTACGTTCGAACCGATGGTCGAGGAACACGACGCGCTGAAGAAGCGAATGCGTCGCCTGCAGCACGAGGTACGCGCGGATGCGGCGATCGCGGATCCGATACAACTGTTGCGTCGGACGAAGGATGAATTCGTAGACTTCATGCAGGATCTCGCTTCTTATGCCGCATGGGAGGAGCATGCGATCTTCCCGGTCGTCCTGCCGAACGCGACGCACGGTCCGAGTACGGTTACCGTCTTGGAGCATAACGTGGAAATTTCGGCGCACTACTTTCGGACGTTCTTGGACATGACGCGGAACGAAGCGGCGATGGAGCGGGAAGCGCATGCGGCGGAAGCGCTGTCCAACATGGCGTTGACGCTGCAGCATATCGGCAAATATTTCAAGCTGGAAGAGCAGCTCGTCTTCCCGGTATCCGAGCGGCTTATGGATACGTTAGCCTATAACGCGCAGTAA
- a CDS encoding YebC/PmpR family DNA-binding transcriptional regulator produces MGRKWNNIKEKKASKDANTSRVYAKFGLEIYVAARKGEPDPESNRALKVVLERAKTYNVPKAIIDRAIDKAKRGAEENYEELRYEGFGPNGSMIIVDALTNNVNRTAAAVRAAFSKNGGNLGVTGSVSYMFDAAAVLGVEGKTADEVIELLLEADVDARDVVEEDESVIVYAAPEQFYAVQEAFKQAGITDFTVAEITMIAQNDVELSGDALTQFEKIVDTLEDLEDVQQVYHNVDMGE; encoded by the coding sequence ATGGGCCGTAAGTGGAATAATATCAAAGAAAAGAAAGCGTCGAAAGACGCGAATACGAGTCGAGTTTATGCGAAATTCGGCCTTGAAATTTATGTCGCCGCGCGCAAGGGCGAACCGGACCCCGAGTCCAACCGCGCGCTGAAGGTCGTACTCGAACGGGCGAAGACGTATAACGTGCCGAAGGCGATCATCGATCGGGCGATCGATAAGGCGAAGCGCGGCGCGGAAGAAAACTATGAAGAGCTGCGTTACGAAGGCTTCGGGCCGAACGGTTCGATGATCATCGTCGACGCGCTTACGAATAATGTCAACCGGACGGCGGCGGCCGTTCGCGCGGCGTTCAGCAAGAACGGCGGCAACTTGGGCGTGACCGGTTCGGTGTCTTACATGTTCGACGCCGCGGCGGTGCTCGGCGTCGAAGGGAAGACGGCGGACGAAGTCATCGAGCTGCTGCTCGAAGCGGACGTCGACGCGCGCGACGTCGTCGAAGAAGACGAATCCGTCATCGTGTATGCCGCTCCGGAGCAATTCTATGCGGTGCAAGAGGCGTTCAAGCAAGCGGGCATTACGGATTTCACGGTCGCCGAAATTACGATGATCGCGCAGAACGACGTCGAGCTGTCGGGAGACGCGTTGACGCAATTCGAGAAAATCGTCGACACGCTCGAGGACCTTGAAGACGTCCAGCAGGTGTATCACAACGTGGATATGGGCGAGTAA
- a CDS encoding phytanoyl-CoA dioxygenase family protein has translation MTTTLTPQEIEHYRTQGYILHHKQLFSEEKLNRLTGIFEEHLAEKGSKLSDELDTPHFRDERLLEFLLSDEALNLVEGLIGPDIVLWSSHFICKDPYKGRMTPWHEDSAYWNGRFDKYDSIVTIWLALDRSTKENGCMRVIPGTHINGFSEYEDVDKTFNTFHAQVKNIEEEKAVYFELERGECSLHDSRIIHGAAANPSPYRRCGYTMRYISADTKINPEKNPGWRFWLARGRNLADNPCENV, from the coding sequence ATGACAACGACGCTGACGCCGCAGGAAATCGAACATTACCGTACGCAAGGATATATTTTGCATCATAAGCAGCTGTTTTCCGAGGAGAAGTTGAACCGGCTTACGGGGATCTTCGAAGAACATCTTGCGGAGAAGGGCTCCAAGTTGTCCGACGAGCTCGACACGCCGCACTTCCGCGACGAACGGCTGCTGGAGTTTCTCTTGAGCGACGAAGCTTTGAATCTCGTGGAAGGCTTAATCGGCCCCGATATCGTCCTATGGTCCAGCCATTTCATTTGCAAAGATCCGTACAAAGGCCGTATGACGCCTTGGCACGAGGACTCCGCCTACTGGAACGGACGGTTCGACAAGTACGACAGCATTGTCACGATCTGGTTGGCGCTCGACCGCAGCACGAAGGAGAACGGCTGCATGCGCGTCATTCCCGGAACGCATATTAACGGCTTCTCCGAATACGAAGACGTCGACAAGACGTTCAACACGTTCCATGCCCAAGTGAAAAACATCGAGGAAGAAAAGGCGGTTTACTTCGAGCTCGAACGGGGCGAATGCTCGCTCCACGACTCGCGCATCATTCACGGCGCGGCGGCGAATCCGAGTCCGTACCGCCGCTGCGGATATACGATGCGTTATATTTCCGCCGATACGAAGATCAATCCGGAGAAAAATCCGGGCTGGCGGTTTTGGCTGGCGCGCGGCCGAAACCTTGCCGACAATCCGTGCGAGAACGTCTAA
- a CDS encoding DnaJ family domain-containing protein translates to MVESPSWSRLKARLEYEEAKARMDRQVNDWLDEAVRDFEAKGGLEHVQGKGKPLRIETGDPINGVLKAANVKPPWLELQHEIRDGLRALKREFDQEPSVAALRALEAINLKISRYNALVPHYSMQKAKIDPATLDRQSESWE, encoded by the coding sequence ATGGTTGAGTCCCCGTCATGGAGCCGGTTGAAGGCGCGGTTGGAGTATGAGGAAGCGAAAGCGCGAATGGATCGCCAGGTGAACGATTGGTTGGACGAAGCGGTCCGCGACTTCGAGGCGAAAGGCGGACTGGAGCATGTACAGGGCAAGGGGAAGCCCCTTCGCATCGAGACGGGAGACCCGATCAACGGGGTGCTGAAGGCCGCGAACGTGAAGCCGCCTTGGCTGGAGCTTCAGCATGAAATCCGCGACGGGCTTCGCGCGTTGAAGCGAGAGTTCGATCAGGAGCCTTCCGTCGCCGCCCTGCGGGCGCTGGAGGCGATCAACCTGAAGATCTCCCGGTATAACGCGCTCGTTCCGCATTATTCGATGCAGAAGGCGAAGATCGATCCGGCGACGCTGGACCGCCAATCGGAGTCGTGGGAGTAG
- a CDS encoding ATP-binding protein, with translation MNVDSTETKGVKVTHLSQLASVGQIAAGIAHEVKNPLTAVKGFLQLLKEKNEKQYIEIAQTELDNAIGILQNLLHVSKPDLEDEPFESIDLAVELESVSQLFQDQLYRVTLEKRLDQPGHLVMGKRNQLKKAFFNLLKNAFEAIPDEGRITIDYSADENFVTIVIKDNGVGIPKQKMDLLGTPFFSTKSNGTGMGLTLVFSVVYQHNGVINVESEEHVGTTFTMTFPKETGLIKRKEVQRLELEMPEYPDLKTFFRLNRNHFEERLLREAVNVKGKIDEILKIGNINLIDNAHKLVLFIVEGREHEVVAFAKTEGVVWAKHSLTLAFKLEWIQSVRRVMWDFLYNYDRLHNSAGTIEDFYTMEKRINELMDMFLSHFFINYSQLKDDLIRAQREMVDDLSVPIIPLTPTISILPLIGTIDSYRSGTIQEKVITKIGNDRLETLIIDLSGVVEIEPNVINELISLIAGIKMMGCETIITGLRPEVVKVMVRMSLTFEDKATLRGTLQQALKDHLGSIIGT, from the coding sequence ATGAACGTTGACAGTACGGAAACCAAGGGAGTCAAAGTTACGCATCTTAGTCAATTGGCCTCCGTCGGTCAAATCGCGGCGGGCATCGCCCATGAAGTAAAAAACCCGCTCACCGCGGTGAAGGGGTTTCTGCAGCTCCTTAAGGAGAAGAACGAAAAACAATATATCGAAATCGCTCAGACGGAGCTGGATAACGCGATCGGCATATTACAAAATTTGTTGCACGTATCCAAGCCCGACCTGGAGGACGAGCCGTTCGAATCGATCGACTTGGCCGTCGAGCTGGAATCGGTGTCGCAATTGTTCCAGGACCAGTTATACCGCGTTACCCTCGAGAAGCGGCTGGACCAACCCGGACATTTGGTCATGGGGAAGCGGAATCAACTTAAGAAGGCATTTTTCAATTTGCTGAAGAACGCATTCGAAGCGATTCCGGACGAAGGGCGAATTACGATCGATTATTCGGCCGACGAAAATTTCGTCACGATCGTCATCAAGGATAACGGCGTCGGCATTCCGAAACAGAAGATGGATTTGCTGGGGACGCCGTTCTTCTCGACGAAATCGAACGGCACCGGCATGGGGCTCACACTGGTCTTCTCCGTCGTTTACCAACATAACGGCGTGATCAACGTCGAAAGCGAGGAGCACGTCGGAACGACGTTCACGATGACCTTCCCGAAGGAGACCGGCTTGATCAAACGGAAGGAAGTGCAACGATTGGAGCTGGAGATGCCGGAGTATCCCGATTTAAAGACGTTCTTCAGGCTAAATCGGAACCACTTCGAAGAACGGCTGCTAAGGGAAGCCGTCAACGTAAAGGGTAAGATCGACGAAATCTTGAAGATCGGAAATATTAACCTGATCGACAACGCCCATAAGCTGGTCCTCTTCATCGTAGAAGGGAGAGAACACGAGGTCGTCGCCTTCGCGAAGACCGAGGGCGTCGTGTGGGCGAAGCATTCGCTCACGCTCGCCTTCAAGCTGGAGTGGATCCAATCGGTTCGTCGCGTCATGTGGGATTTCCTCTATAATTACGACCGACTGCATAATTCGGCGGGCACCATCGAGGACTTCTATACGATGGAGAAGCGGATTAACGAATTGATGGATATGTTCCTGAGTCATTTCTTTATTAATTATTCGCAACTCAAGGACGACCTGATCCGCGCCCAACGCGAAATGGTGGATGATTTGTCGGTCCCGATCATCCCGCTGACTCCGACGATCTCGATCCTGCCGTTGATCGGAACGATCGATTCGTATCGATCGGGGACGATTCAAGAGAAGGTGATCACGAAAATCGGCAACGATCGGCTCGAGACGTTGATCATCGATTTATCCGGCGTCGTCGAAATCGAACCGAACGTTATTAACGAATTGATCAGCCTGATCGCCGGCATCAAGATGATGGGCTGCGAAACTATCATTACGGGGCTGCGTCCGGAGGTCGTGAAGGTGATGGTTCGCATGTCGTTAACGTTCGAGGACAAAGCGACGCTCCGAGGTACGCTGCAGCAAGCGCTGAAAGATCATTTGGGATCTATTATCGGAACATGA
- a CDS encoding extracellular solute-binding protein, with the protein MLSKLPKYFVGLAVAGSIAYLAVDWFLSRGYDRNAMAGIPEYDNVDESSILSAQDINAKLEPSYLAYAAERSAQGVSDAENVELVLPAAAFSSKSPSGAAVESGIGDLPGTSLVLSEENAWVEYEIDVPRDGFYQIGMTYYAMPGKRASVLRSLQIDGAYPFYQAKKLEFTRLWTEEGDTWFDNQGNEYNAKQKETFGWQYREFRDAEAKVSEPFRFHLTQGKHTLRLHMIREPAAIGEIRVFAPVRLPSYEEVAKSYETNGYKPTTGHLIKIQAESPTLKSDPTLRRIENREPLTEPFNKKGVGLNTFGDLAWKRGGQWAEWAFEAPESGLYEVGARFGSWWLNGIPVERIVSIDGAIPFREMNAVKFPYEENWQVGDFGLRDEPYLFYLEKGEHRIRMEVQVGSLGEAFEKVRDVSRKMSLLSREIILYTGTNPDPNRDWELERKIPNLIPRLHLMARGLDDAMKMTFELGVDPSSAEVGQLGVIRDQLLDMAEDPNTIPGRMQAMTDSQSSLGLWITNLSQQSLDLDYLIVKSPDTPWPPAEAHWAKKAWYSFQDFLLSFRKDYSGIGNVYEAGEGERTLDVWVARGRDWVEIIKQLADEDFTPQTGIKVNVNVIPAQAMNLLMLSTTSGKQPDAALGVEAEVPIDFAIRGAVVDLSEFPDYEDIASRFRPGALIPYAYDGGAYALPENQNFTMLFYRTDIMNELGVEDIPETWDEVMDLIPILQQNGMDFYYPHASNAPQLAVNEFSPFLFQYGGEYYKEGGSRSALDTPEAMEAVKVWTGLFTNYKINKDANFYNRFRSGEMPIGVADYSTYVLLSTAAPELSGWWEMKPMPGVRQEDGRINRSTGGSAQTGMIFKNTGMEAEAWEFLKWWTSADVQERFGGELESILGVEARWNTANVEALERLPWPAVDIEAILEQWEWFREREVVLGGYYTTRHVANIWNEIVLNGKNRREAVEDGIREIDRELRKKREEFGLGEPGSSAE; encoded by the coding sequence ATGTTATCCAAGCTGCCGAAGTACTTTGTGGGTCTCGCCGTCGCGGGGTCGATCGCGTATCTCGCGGTCGATTGGTTTCTGTCGAGAGGCTACGACCGGAACGCGATGGCCGGAATTCCGGAGTACGACAACGTCGACGAAAGCTCCATCTTGTCCGCGCAGGACATTAACGCCAAGCTCGAGCCTTCCTACTTGGCTTATGCGGCGGAACGGTCCGCACAGGGCGTCTCGGATGCCGAAAACGTGGAACTCGTCCTTCCGGCGGCGGCGTTCTCCTCGAAGAGCCCGTCGGGCGCGGCAGTCGAGAGCGGCATCGGCGATCTTCCCGGAACGTCGCTCGTCTTGAGCGAGGAGAACGCTTGGGTGGAATACGAGATCGACGTCCCGCGGGACGGCTTCTATCAGATCGGCATGACCTACTACGCTATGCCCGGGAAGCGCGCATCCGTCCTTCGCAGCTTGCAGATCGACGGCGCATACCCGTTCTATCAAGCGAAGAAGCTTGAATTCACTCGGCTGTGGACGGAAGAAGGCGACACCTGGTTCGACAACCAGGGCAACGAATACAACGCGAAGCAGAAGGAGACGTTCGGCTGGCAATATCGGGAGTTCCGAGACGCCGAGGCGAAGGTGTCGGAGCCGTTCCGGTTTCACTTGACGCAGGGCAAGCATACGCTGCGCCTCCATATGATCCGCGAGCCCGCGGCGATCGGCGAAATTCGCGTGTTCGCTCCGGTGCGGCTGCCTTCTTACGAGGAGGTGGCGAAATCGTACGAGACGAACGGCTACAAGCCGACGACGGGCCATTTGATCAAAATCCAAGCGGAAAGCCCGACGCTGAAGTCCGACCCGACGCTGCGCCGCATCGAAAACCGGGAGCCGTTGACGGAGCCGTTCAACAAGAAGGGCGTAGGGCTCAATACGTTCGGCGACCTTGCCTGGAAGCGCGGCGGCCAGTGGGCGGAATGGGCGTTCGAGGCGCCCGAGAGCGGTTTGTACGAAGTAGGCGCTCGGTTCGGCAGCTGGTGGTTGAACGGCATTCCCGTGGAGCGCATCGTGTCGATCGACGGCGCGATTCCGTTCCGGGAGATGAACGCGGTGAAGTTCCCGTACGAGGAAAATTGGCAGGTGGGCGACTTCGGCCTACGCGACGAGCCGTATTTGTTTTACTTGGAAAAAGGGGAGCATCGCATTCGCATGGAGGTTCAGGTCGGCTCGCTGGGGGAAGCGTTCGAGAAAGTGCGAGACGTGTCCCGCAAGATGTCCTTGCTGAGTCGGGAGATCATTCTATACACCGGTACGAACCCAGATCCGAATCGCGATTGGGAGCTGGAGCGTAAAATCCCGAATTTGATTCCGCGGCTTCACTTAATGGCGCGAGGACTCGACGACGCGATGAAGATGACGTTCGAGCTCGGCGTCGACCCGAGCAGCGCGGAGGTCGGACAGCTCGGCGTCATCCGAGACCAGCTGCTCGACATGGCGGAAGACCCGAACACGATCCCGGGCCGCATGCAGGCGATGACGGACTCGCAGTCGTCTCTCGGACTGTGGATTACGAACCTCAGTCAACAATCCTTGGATTTGGATTACCTTATCGTCAAGTCGCCGGATACGCCGTGGCCCCCGGCGGAAGCCCATTGGGCGAAGAAGGCGTGGTATTCGTTCCAAGATTTCCTGCTTTCGTTCCGGAAAGATTACAGCGGCATCGGCAACGTGTACGAAGCAGGCGAAGGCGAACGAACGCTTGACGTATGGGTCGCCCGAGGAAGGGATTGGGTCGAAATCATCAAGCAGCTGGCGGACGAGGATTTCACGCCGCAGACGGGCATCAAGGTGAACGTCAACGTTATCCCGGCGCAAGCGATGAACCTGCTCATGCTGTCGACGACGTCCGGCAAGCAGCCGGACGCGGCGCTGGGCGTCGAAGCGGAAGTGCCGATCGACTTCGCGATTCGCGGCGCGGTCGTCGACCTGAGCGAGTTTCCCGATTACGAGGACATCGCCTCAAGATTCCGGCCCGGCGCGTTAATCCCTTACGCCTACGACGGCGGCGCCTACGCGCTCCCGGAAAACCAAAACTTCACGATGCTTTTCTACCGAACGGACATCATGAACGAGCTGGGCGTCGAGGACATCCCGGAGACGTGGGACGAAGTGATGGATCTGATCCCGATCTTGCAGCAGAACGGCATGGACTTCTACTACCCGCACGCTTCCAATGCGCCGCAGCTTGCGGTGAACGAGTTTTCGCCGTTCCTGTTCCAATACGGCGGCGAGTATTACAAGGAGGGCGGCAGTCGGTCGGCGCTCGATACGCCGGAGGCGATGGAGGCGGTGAAGGTGTGGACCGGATTGTTCACCAATTACAAGATCAACAAGGACGCCAACTTCTATAACCGGTTCCGTTCGGGCGAGATGCCGATCGGCGTAGCCGATTACTCGACATACGTGCTGTTGTCCACGGCGGCGCCGGAGCTGTCCGGCTGGTGGGAGATGAAGCCGATGCCGGGCGTCCGCCAAGAAGACGGCCGCATTAACCGCTCTACCGGCGGCTCGGCGCAGACCGGCATGATTTTCAAGAACACCGGTATGGAAGCCGAGGCTTGGGAGTTCCTCAAATGGTGGACCAGCGCGGACGTGCAGGAGCGCTTCGGCGGCGAGCTGGAATCGATCCTCGGCGTGGAGGCGCGCTGGAACACGGCGAACGTGGAAGCGTTGGAGCGGCTTCCGTGGCCGGCGGTAGATATCGAAGCGATTCTGGAGCAGTGGGAATGGTTCCGAGAGCGGGAAGTCGTGCTCGGCGGGTACTACACGACGCGCCACGTGGCCAACATCTGGAACGAAATCGTGCTGAACGGGAAAAATCGCCGGGAAGCCGTCGAAGACGGCATCCGCGAAATCGATCGGGAGCTTCGCAAGAAGAGGGAAGAATTCGGGCTCGGCGAGCCCGGCTCTTCCGCCGAATAG
- a CDS encoding LacI family DNA-binding transcriptional regulator translates to MKPTIRDVAAEAGVSIATVSRVLNGKDRVKNSTKAKIEEAIRKLNFQPDQNARSMIKKETKTIGMVVPELSNEYWAQLFDVLQHLFWERGYTIFIGTTERNLEKEATVVKTFIERRVDGIIFGSALPRPNPDRTMELLERFAVPTVSLDPRMKGLHCVVGDHLQGATDAVEHLIRLGHRSIAYVGGPIVPDNRELGLRNACLLNDLPVNEALFRRTSDSPTFQSGYAEMKRLLGEGESFTAVFGFNDAVAFGCIRALEEAGKRIPDDVAIVGYDDIQMATVFKPRLTTVRQPVREIGEALATLLLRALSETPDAQRSFPRTHIAFKTELVVRDSCGGRG, encoded by the coding sequence ATGAAACCGACCATTAGGGATGTGGCAGCGGAAGCCGGCGTCTCGATCGCGACGGTTTCGCGCGTGCTGAACGGGAAAGACCGGGTCAAGAACAGCACGAAGGCGAAAATCGAAGAAGCGATCCGCAAGCTTAACTTTCAACCCGACCAAAATGCGAGAAGCATGATCAAGAAAGAAACGAAGACGATCGGAATGGTCGTCCCGGAGCTGTCGAACGAATATTGGGCGCAGCTGTTCGACGTGCTGCAGCACCTATTCTGGGAGAGAGGATATACGATCTTCATCGGGACGACGGAGCGTAACCTGGAGAAGGAAGCGACCGTCGTGAAGACGTTCATCGAACGTAGAGTGGACGGCATCATCTTCGGATCCGCCTTGCCGAGACCGAATCCGGACCGTACGATGGAGCTGCTCGAACGATTCGCGGTTCCGACCGTGTCGCTCGATCCGAGAATGAAAGGGCTGCATTGCGTCGTCGGCGATCACCTGCAGGGCGCAACCGACGCGGTGGAACACCTCATCCGGCTCGGTCACCGCAGCATCGCGTACGTCGGAGGGCCGATCGTACCCGACAATCGAGAGCTCGGGCTGCGTAACGCATGCCTGTTGAACGACTTGCCGGTGAACGAGGCGTTGTTTCGGAGAACGAGCGATTCGCCGACGTTCCAGTCGGGTTACGCGGAGATGAAACGGCTGCTCGGAGAAGGGGAGTCGTTCACCGCCGTCTTCGGCTTTAACGACGCCGTCGCGTTCGGCTGCATCCGCGCGTTGGAAGAAGCGGGCAAGCGGATTCCGGACGATGTCGCGATCGTCGGATACGACGATATCCAGATGGCGACCGTCTTCAAACCGAGGCTGACGACGGTCCGCCAACCGGTTCGGGAGATCGGCGAGGCGTTGGCGACGCTGCTGCTGAGAGCGTTGTCCGAGACGCCCGACGCGCAGCGAAGCTTCCCGAGAACGCATATCGCCTTCAAGACGGAGCTTGTCGTGCGCGACAGCTGCGGAGGGCGCGGGTAA
- a CDS encoding carbohydrate ABC transporter permease yields the protein MNHTTVTTSGAAAYAPESKLRLLWKAMYAHRVSYLFLAPFLVFFALFTIIPVLTSIGLSFTYYNILESPRFIGLGNYRLLFVDDDIFLTAIGNTLKFAVVTGPVGYIMAFLLAWLISQIPNRYRFLYTFCFYTPAITSAVAMTVVWTYLFSGDRYGMINNWLLQSGILNEPWLWLQDVKTIMPVLILVSLWMSMGIGFLAFLAGLQNVPRDLYEAGAIDGVRYRWQELWYITIPSVKPQLLFGAVMQVVFSLQVFDVSVQLVGIPSPLYAGHTVMTHLFDYAFIRFEMGYASSIAVVLFFIMVGLNRFIFNILGHKE from the coding sequence ATGAACCATACGACCGTTACTACGTCCGGGGCGGCCGCGTACGCTCCGGAGAGCAAGCTGAGACTGTTGTGGAAGGCGATGTACGCACACCGAGTGTCGTACTTGTTCCTTGCGCCGTTCCTCGTATTCTTCGCGCTGTTCACGATCATTCCGGTGCTCACGTCGATCGGGCTCAGCTTCACGTACTACAACATCCTGGAGTCCCCGCGCTTTATCGGGCTCGGAAATTACCGGCTGCTCTTCGTCGACGACGACATCTTCCTGACGGCGATCGGAAACACGTTGAAGTTCGCGGTCGTCACCGGTCCCGTCGGTTACATCATGGCGTTCCTGCTGGCGTGGTTGATCAGCCAAATTCCGAACCGGTACCGATTCTTGTACACCTTCTGCTTCTACACGCCGGCGATCACGAGCGCGGTCGCGATGACCGTCGTGTGGACGTATTTGTTCTCCGGCGATCGATACGGCATGATCAACAATTGGCTGCTGCAATCGGGCATTCTGAACGAGCCGTGGCTTTGGCTGCAGGACGTGAAGACGATCATGCCGGTGCTGATCCTCGTGTCGTTGTGGATGAGCATGGGCATCGGCTTCCTGGCGTTCCTCGCCGGACTGCAGAACGTGCCGCGGGACTTGTACGAAGCCGGCGCGATCGACGGAGTGAGATATCGGTGGCAGGAGCTATGGTACATCACGATCCCTTCCGTCAAGCCGCAGCTGCTGTTCGGCGCCGTCATGCAGGTCGTGTTTTCGCTCCAGGTGTTCGACGTGAGCGTCCAGCTCGTCGGCATCCCGAGTCCGCTATACGCCGGGCACACCGTGATGACCCATCTGTTCGACTATGCGTTCATTCGATTCGAGATGGGGTACGCATCGTCGATCGCCGTCGTCCTGTTTTTCATTATGGTGGGGCTGAACCGGTTCATCTTCAACATTCTCGGACATAAGGAGTGA
- a CDS encoding DUF2277 domain-containing protein, giving the protein MCRNIKTLFNFDPPATEEEIMAASLQFVRKVSGFNEPSKANADAFRAAVDEVAAAASRLLDSLVTNAEPRNRDVELERARARNAKRFGNPSSGGGNDG; this is encoded by the coding sequence ATGTGTCGTAATATCAAGACGTTATTCAACTTCGATCCGCCGGCGACCGAAGAGGAGATCATGGCGGCTTCGCTGCAATTCGTTCGGAAGGTGAGCGGCTTTAACGAGCCGTCGAAGGCGAACGCCGATGCGTTCCGCGCTGCCGTGGACGAGGTCGCGGCCGCCGCGAGCCGATTGTTGGACTCGCTCGTCACGAACGCCGAGCCGCGCAATCGGGACGTCGAACTCGAACGAGCGCGCGCGCGCAACGCCAAGCGCTTCGGCAATCCATCGAGCGGAGGCGGGAACGATGGTTGA